The Miscanthus floridulus cultivar M001 chromosome 17, ASM1932011v1, whole genome shotgun sequence genome has a window encoding:
- the LOC136515946 gene encoding uncharacterized protein, producing MGKKKTASKSQATFVDEESSLSLIENQEFVAMRAAQKVWPAPTTSEDQLRELVSDDLIQNKVIAEWRVPGEHRVPALGPGEIVLFVSFVRAGLCLPASVFLHQFLGYFGVSLNHLTPNAVLHLSVFVHLCEAFLGIPPSLSLFRFFFRLKPQPRREETSVLGGCGIQFRQGLKIKFFDYDLVDSVKDWRAEWFYAANLIPSLVVHSGSGPVANDRWDKKLESPAEIQAIQPLLDRISTLKQQGLTGFGIVSSFLRRRVQPLKERGHLGFEYSGAEDSSRMVPALELTGEEVLERLQKMLKGVSVIPPAVPEYSANNPPPAVLGRNFVDPIRLDVLPAVAEAGDHLAGTSVIIPRGPRSVPKRGRMDGSSSGLPVSKKPRKPSTPSGTPVVASMLLAGALVSLAEEEEDDEVPLITRW from the exons atgggaaagaagaagaccgcaagcaaatctcaggcgacttttgtggacgaggagtcgtcgctttctttgatcgaaaaccaggagttcgtggccatgagggcggctcagaaggtttggccggctccaacaaccagcgaagaccagctgcgcgagctcgttagtgatgacTTGATCCAgaacaaagtcatcgctgaatggagagttccgggcgagcatcgggttccggccctgggtcctggtgagattgtcctttttgtctctTTTGTCCGCGCTGGTCTCTGTCTCcctgcttctgtcttccttcatcagtttcttgggtatttcggggttagtttgaaccatctaacccccaatgccgttctccatctttctgtttttgtccatctttgtgaagccttccttgggattcctccttctctatctctttttcgttttttctttcgcctgaaacctcaaccccgccgcgaggaaaccagtgtccttggcggttgcgggattcagtttcgccagggtcttaaaatcaagttttttgattatgacctggtcgattctgtcaaggattggcgcgccgagtggttttacgctgccaatttgatcccttctcttgttgtccactccggatctggtcctgtggcgaACGACCGGTGGGACAAAAAGCTTGAGTCTCCTGCTGAGATTCAGGCGATCCAAcctctccttgataggattagtacgctgaaacagcaaggattgaccggctttggtattgtctcaagttttcttcgccgtcgggttcagcccttgaaagagcggggacatctcggctttgagtattctggggccgaggattctTCGCGCATGgttccagctcttgagctgaccggtgaggaggtactcgagcgtctccagaagatgctgaaaggagtgagcgtcattcctcctgccgtccctgagtactcggccaacaacccgcccccagct GTGCTCGGTcggaactttgttgatccgatccgccttgatgttctccctgctgtggcggaggCTGGGGATCATTTAGCCGGTACTTCtgtaatta tccctcgcggcccTCGCagcgtcccgaagagggggcgaatggacgggtcttcatctggcttgcctgtctccaagaagcctcgcaaaccaagtactccttcaggtactccagttgttgctagcatgctcttag cgggtgctctggtttcgctggctgaggaagaagaggatgatgaagttcctCTTATCACGcggtggtga